The following proteins are encoded in a genomic region of Phycisphaerae bacterium:
- a CDS encoding agarase has translation MNRFSLQSIVIFSLIIFCQISCFGISQSGIDANNSKPEYIWVDAKAKPTDSNWKPFETRTLEQLYDFKPGQKSIKLDKYGGRTDEKFEAKGFFYPRKIKDRWWLTDPNGHPFIHVAIVSVYTGITELDRKTTSEVFGSIEKWANFSTKLLSDYGFNGTGGWSEAQYLRKSDKPLVYTLSWDFMADFATSKGLAWQVSGHKGYPQEVWPVFHPEFAAFCDEYGKKLTATKDDPYCLGHFSDNELQMQVDMLNRTLNLDLTKYPEMKYNVEEAKRWLSERKGKPAGLADCNDKDRAEFIGHMFDTYFKLTTAAIRKYDSNHLCLGSRFNGRALKCPEVYRAGGKYLDVISSNYYRAWTPDPKLMMMWYRESGGKPFMITEWYAKGMDSGLANNSGAGWVVKTQTDRGKFYQNYAIGLMESKNCVGWHWFKYVDNNPKAIAPDPSNADSNKGIVDYKYKPYYPLLNEMKKLNENVYQLIDYFDSK, from the coding sequence ATGAATAGATTTTCATTACAATCAATAGTGATATTTTCTTTAATCATATTTTGCCAAATTTCCTGTTTTGGGATCAGTCAGTCCGGCATAGACGCTAATAATTCAAAGCCGGAATATATTTGGGTTGATGCCAAAGCGAAACCAACTGACAGCAACTGGAAGCCATTTGAAACAAGGACATTGGAACAGCTATATGACTTTAAGCCGGGTCAGAAATCGATAAAATTGGATAAATATGGCGGCAGGACGGACGAAAAATTCGAAGCGAAAGGCTTTTTCTATCCGCGTAAAATAAAAGACAGATGGTGGCTTACCGATCCGAATGGACATCCTTTTATTCATGTTGCTATTGTCAGTGTTTATACAGGCATTACAGAACTTGACAGGAAAACAACTTCGGAGGTATTCGGCTCGATAGAAAAATGGGCCAATTTTTCCACAAAGCTGCTTTCCGATTATGGCTTTAATGGAACCGGCGGCTGGTCGGAAGCACAGTATTTGAGAAAAAGCGACAAACCTTTAGTATACACACTATCATGGGATTTTATGGCTGATTTTGCAACGAGTAAAGGGCTTGCCTGGCAGGTGTCAGGGCACAAGGGCTATCCGCAGGAAGTATGGCCGGTGTTTCATCCTGAGTTTGCAGCGTTTTGTGATGAGTATGGCAAAAAACTGACTGCGACGAAAGATGACCCATACTGTCTTGGACATTTCAGCGATAACGAACTTCAGATGCAGGTTGATATGCTTAACCGTACGCTCAATCTTGATTTGACCAAATATCCTGAGATGAAGTACAATGTTGAAGAGGCCAAACGATGGCTTAGCGAGCGAAAAGGCAAACCGGCAGGACTTGCGGATTGTAACGATAAGGATCGGGCCGAGTTTATCGGTCATATGTTTGACACATATTTCAAACTAACGACGGCAGCTATTCGTAAATATGACTCGAACCATTTGTGCCTCGGTTCGAGATTTAACGGCAGGGCGCTGAAATGTCCGGAAGTTTACAGGGCAGGCGGTAAGTATCTGGACGTGATATCGTCAAATTATTATCGTGCGTGGACGCCTGACCCGAAATTAATGATGATGTGGTACAGGGAATCAGGCGGTAAACCTTTTATGATTACAGAATGGTATGCAAAAGGTATGGATTCCGGCCTTGCCAATAATTCCGGTGCGGGATGGGTTGTAAAAACACAAACGGACAGGGGAAAGTTCTATCAGAATTATGCGATTGGACTAATGGAATCAAAAAATTGTGTCGGTTGGCACTGGTTTAAATATGTGGATAATAATCCCAAAGCTATTGCGCCGGACCCTTCCAACGCTGATTCTAATAAGGGAATTGTTGATTATAAATACAAACCTTATTATCCTCTTCTTAATGAAATGAAAAAATTAAATGAAAATGTGTATCAGCTTATAGATTATTTTGATTCGAAGTGA
- a CDS encoding alginate lyase family protein — protein MNKHNKYFSFIFIVYAFSFLFVVSFCRAEKANYPRPQLYEHSQQLTKNWEFVRGDLGGVWETLRSVKLSRDLPVWQPVELPHCYNAFDCVDPDAAYYQGPAWYRTKLKIENPYPNGRTLLHFEGAGQKTEVYIDTQKAGSHIGGYDEFVIDITDAAEAFKANPVYKENSEEHIPTKGMIPLSIRCDNSRDVEMIPSDLSDFCLYGGIYRNLNLVYVPAISLERVHIQTQRQANGDWSLKVSGQLYNPQLLKDKLSIAIQILTPDGSREYQSEKTLEPWSQSAELFETNIATPVLWSPGSPNLYQCVVTLKSSQGQNVVSERFGLRQFEFVEKGPFKLNGERLLLRGTHWQEDSAGFGAAQPDELVRKTFQLMKEMGVNYIRLGHHQQSQLVLDLCDQTGILVWEEIPWCRGGLGGDRYQRQAKDMLTAMIDQHFNHPSIIIWGLGNENDWPGDFETFDKEKIRAFMSELNDLSHKLDPQRKTAIRRCAFCSDIVDVYSPSVWPGWYSKGSFTGYKQASEKEMAKVNRFVHMEWGGDSQARRHSETPYKLLEKSGNEIGADYLNIRPDVRVVDDGDWSETYICDLMDWILKEQETMDWLAGTALWTFTDFSTPLRPDNPIPFVNQKGVVERDLTPKESYYVFQSYWTDKPMVRIYAHTWPVRWGKKGEKKLVKVYSNCNDVELFVNGESAGIKKRNSQDFPAAGLRWEAVFKEGMNNLKAVAVKGDVKIADEITLRYETCQWGAPAKLILNETLRDGDTSTVKATLLDANGVICLDARNFVRFGLTGDGKLLDNLGTSRGSRKVQLYNGVAMIDVKFNQGSSVISVSCEGLSTAFLTLEKKKNNDAANVLTQKTSHQKALETAQIDRDRIIRLADFYLNIKPISIRDYPAPFDQARPGDYYSMGDYWWPNPKTKDGLPYIQKDGQSNPDNFTKHRMLVMKLKDAVASLAAGYALEGNEKYVKKAVQLLEVFFLNEKTKMNPHLLYAQAVPGKATGRGTGIIDTLHLAEVTLAIEVLQKSTAMKPEILSGLKRWFADYTEWMTTHPYGLAEMNAKNNHSVAYFLQLAAFAKFTGDEKKLEMARKFYKEILLPYQMDMDGSFPLELERTKPYGYSIFQLDNIVLLCQLLRTQGDDIWNYTLKDGRCVEKGMEFLFKYLKDKDRWPYPHDVLYYDQWPVRQPCLLFAGYAMGHPEYLNLWKTLDTDPANPEVRRNMAATQPLLWFMKMEEVPLFKTSPNL, from the coding sequence ATGAATAAACACAATAAATATTTCAGTTTCATATTTATTGTATACGCGTTTTCATTTTTATTTGTTGTTTCATTCTGCCGGGCAGAAAAAGCGAACTATCCTCGCCCGCAATTGTATGAACATTCCCAGCAACTTACGAAAAACTGGGAATTTGTCCGCGGCGATTTGGGGGGAGTATGGGAAACATTGAGAAGCGTGAAACTTTCGAGGGATTTACCTGTATGGCAACCGGTTGAACTGCCGCATTGTTATAATGCCTTTGATTGTGTGGACCCGGATGCTGCATATTATCAGGGGCCTGCATGGTATCGTACTAAGCTGAAAATTGAAAACCCATATCCTAATGGACGAACGCTGCTGCATTTTGAAGGTGCCGGCCAGAAAACAGAAGTCTATATTGACACGCAAAAAGCAGGTTCGCATATCGGCGGGTACGATGAATTTGTGATAGATATTACAGACGCGGCGGAAGCGTTTAAAGCCAATCCTGTTTATAAAGAAAATTCCGAAGAACATATTCCCACGAAAGGGATGATTCCCTTGTCGATTCGGTGTGATAACTCACGCGATGTAGAAATGATTCCTTCCGATTTAAGTGATTTTTGTTTGTATGGTGGAATTTACCGCAATTTAAATCTTGTATATGTGCCGGCGATCTCACTGGAACGTGTTCATATTCAAACCCAGCGTCAGGCAAATGGCGACTGGTCGCTGAAAGTCAGCGGACAATTGTATAATCCGCAATTGCTCAAAGACAAACTTTCAATTGCTATTCAAATTTTAACGCCGGACGGCAGCAGGGAATATCAGTCAGAAAAAACGCTGGAACCATGGAGCCAATCTGCTGAGCTTTTTGAAACCAACATTGCAACACCTGTGCTCTGGTCTCCCGGCAGTCCGAACCTTTATCAATGTGTTGTTACTTTGAAAAGTTCACAGGGACAAAATGTAGTAAGCGAGCGATTCGGTCTTAGACAGTTTGAGTTTGTCGAAAAGGGACCTTTCAAATTGAATGGCGAAAGATTATTGCTTCGCGGGACTCACTGGCAGGAAGATTCCGCCGGTTTCGGTGCCGCTCAACCTGATGAACTGGTTCGTAAAACTTTCCAGTTGATGAAAGAAATGGGCGTTAACTATATCCGTTTGGGACATCATCAGCAGTCGCAGCTCGTTTTAGATTTGTGCGACCAGACAGGTATTCTCGTCTGGGAAGAAATTCCCTGGTGCCGCGGCGGTCTCGGCGGAGACCGATATCAGCGGCAGGCGAAAGATATGCTGACCGCGATGATTGACCAGCATTTCAATCATCCATCGATAATCATCTGGGGATTAGGAAATGAAAACGATTGGCCGGGTGATTTCGAGACTTTCGATAAGGAAAAAATCAGGGCCTTTATGAGTGAACTGAATGACCTGAGTCATAAATTAGACCCGCAGCGTAAAACAGCTATTCGCCGGTGCGCTTTCTGCAGCGATATTGTCGATGTGTATTCGCCGTCGGTCTGGCCCGGCTGGTACTCAAAAGGAAGTTTTACAGGATACAAACAAGCTTCCGAAAAAGAGATGGCCAAGGTGAACCGTTTTGTGCACATGGAATGGGGCGGTGACAGCCAGGCACGACGCCATTCAGAAACACCTTATAAATTGCTTGAGAAATCCGGAAATGAAATTGGCGCAGACTATTTAAATATCAGGCCGGATGTTCGAGTGGTGGACGACGGCGACTGGTCTGAAACTTACATTTGCGACTTGATGGACTGGATACTAAAAGAGCAGGAAACCATGGATTGGCTGGCAGGGACAGCCTTGTGGACATTTACAGATTTTTCAACACCGCTTCGCCCGGACAATCCGATTCCTTTTGTGAATCAAAAAGGTGTTGTTGAACGTGACCTGACTCCGAAGGAGTCGTATTATGTATTTCAATCTTACTGGACTGACAAGCCGATGGTTCGGATATATGCACATACCTGGCCGGTGAGATGGGGAAAGAAAGGCGAGAAAAAATTAGTAAAGGTTTATTCGAACTGTAACGATGTTGAACTTTTTGTAAACGGCGAATCAGCCGGAATAAAAAAACGAAACAGTCAGGATTTTCCCGCAGCAGGATTGCGATGGGAAGCGGTATTTAAAGAAGGAATGAATAATTTAAAAGCTGTGGCTGTCAAAGGTGACGTTAAAATTGCAGACGAAATAACCTTACGATATGAGACTTGCCAATGGGGCGCCCCGGCTAAATTGATATTAAATGAGACGCTTCGTGATGGCGATACTTCAACTGTCAAAGCAACTCTTCTCGATGCAAATGGCGTTATTTGTCTGGATGCGCGAAATTTTGTGCGATTCGGTCTTACCGGTGACGGGAAATTGCTGGACAATCTCGGAACTTCGAGAGGTTCACGAAAAGTCCAGTTATATAACGGCGTCGCAATGATTGATGTAAAATTCAATCAGGGTTCTTCTGTTATCAGTGTGTCGTGCGAAGGACTTTCGACGGCTTTTCTGACTCTCGAAAAAAAAAAGAATAACGATGCTGCAAATGTTCTGACGCAGAAAACTTCACATCAGAAAGCATTGGAAACAGCTCAAATCGACCGGGATAGAATTATTCGATTGGCAGATTTTTATCTGAATATAAAACCGATTTCTATTCGGGATTATCCGGCTCCTTTCGATCAGGCAAGGCCCGGTGATTATTATTCTATGGGTGATTACTGGTGGCCTAATCCCAAAACGAAAGATGGGCTGCCGTATATACAAAAAGATGGTCAATCCAATCCGGATAATTTTACGAAGCATCGAATGCTTGTAATGAAACTTAAAGATGCGGTGGCATCACTTGCGGCCGGTTATGCCCTGGAAGGCAATGAGAAATATGTCAAAAAGGCGGTACAGCTTTTGGAAGTTTTTTTCCTTAATGAAAAAACTAAAATGAATCCGCATCTGCTTTATGCTCAGGCCGTTCCCGGAAAGGCAACCGGCCGCGGCACAGGAATCATAGATACGCTGCATCTTGCCGAAGTTACATTGGCAATAGAAGTTCTTCAAAAATCCACAGCAATGAAACCTGAAATTCTGTCCGGCCTGAAACGCTGGTTTGCCGACTATACTGAATGGATGACAACCCACCCTTACGGCCTTGCCGAGATGAACGCAAAGAACAATCACAGCGTTGCATATTTTCTTCAACTGGCTGCTTTCGCGAAGTTTACAGGAGATGAGAAAAAACTGGAAATGGCTCGTAAATTTTATAAAGAAATACTCCTGCCTTATCAGATGGATATGGACGGCAGTTTTCCGCTTGAACTTGAACGAACAAAACCCTACGGGTATTCGATATTCCAATTAGATAATATAGTCCTGCTATGCCAGTTGCTCAGAACTCAGGGTGATGATATATGGAACTATACTTTGAAAGACGGACGCTGCGTCGAAAAGGGTATGGAATTTCTGTTTAAATATCTAAAGGACAAAGACCGATGGCCCTATCCTCATGATGTTTTGTATTATGACCAATGGCCGGTTCGGCAGCCTTGTCTGCTGTTTGCCGGATATGCGATGGGACATCCGGAATACCTGAATTTATGGAAAACGCTGGATACTGATCCTGCTAATCCCGAAGTCCGGCGTAATATGGCGGCGACCCAACCGCTTCTGTGGTTTATGAAAATGGAAGAAGTGCCATTATTTAAGACATCTCCCAATCTTTAG